Genomic DNA from Pseudomonas fitomaticsae:
CGCGGCAGACCACCAACCAGATCCTCAAGGAGTTGCAGGGGCAGGGGATTATCGGCTTGAGTTACGGCGAGATCGAAATCCTCGACGCCGCGCGATTGCGCGCGCTGGCGACCCTCTGAAGAACACGTGTTCCCCTGTGGGAGCGGGCTTGCTCGCGAAGGCGGTGGGTCAGCTGACACATCATGAACTGACACACCGCCTTCGCGAGCAAGCCCGCTCCCACATTGGATCGATGTTGTTTCTACGAACCGCGATAGGTCGAGAAGCCATACGGGCTCAGCAGCAACGGAATGTGATAGTGCTGATCCGTCTGCTTCACTTTAAAGATCACCGGAATCTCCGGGAAAAACGTCTCGTGCTTCGTCTTCTCGAAGTACTCGCCAGTCTTGAATACCACTCGATATTCACCCGCCTCGAACGGTTTGTTCGCCGGGAACAGTTCGGCGATCCGCCCCTGTTCATTGGTAGTGCCCTGCGCCAGCGGCTGCCAGTCCTGGCCGACATGACGTTCCAGCGTCACGTTGATGCCCGGCGACGGCAGGCCGTTTTCCAGATTGAGTACATGCACGCTCAGCGGGTTGCCGGCGGCCAGCGCCAGGCTCGAAAAAGCGCTCAGGCCAAGCGCGGCGAAAGTCATGCGCAGTGGGGTCATGGTGATGCTCCTGGGTTCAAGTACGGTTGATGGACAGGCCAACGATGTCGGCAGCCTTGATCGCGCAGTTTTCGTCCTGCTCGCCGCCGCCGGAACCGGCCACGCCCATGGCGCCGACCAGTTCCTTGCCAGCGAACAGCGGGATGCCGCCGCCGAGTAACAGCAATTCATCGAGGGTGTTGAGGTTGGCGGTTTCCGGGTTGCTTCGGGCGCGCTCGGCGAACAACCGGGTCGGGGTTTTCGTCGACAGCGCGGTGTAGGCTTTGCGTTGGCTGGCGGCGGTGTTGTGCGGGCCGATACCGTCGCCGCGCAAGGTCACCAACAGGTTGCCGCCACGGTCGAGCACTGACACCGTGGCCATGCAGTTTTCCAGCGCTGTGTTGGCAAGCAGCCGTGCGGTTTTCAGATCGAGATCGGCGTGCCGGGGCAACTCAGGCGCAGCGAGCGCGGCAGTGCCGAGGCTGATTGCCAGGCTGGCAATCAAGTATTTAACGGTCATGGTCAGGCTCCAGAAGCGAAGGCCGCCACCTTATCCGCCGGTTCCCGTCGAAACCTCGTCAGCCGGATTACAAGTTTGTAATGGGCAATGCGGCCGAAGGGGCCTAGCCTGTGCCTCTGATCAATCGAGGTGTGCCATGCGTTTGCTGGTCGTAGAAGATGAAGCCAAAACCGCGAATTTCCTCGCCAAAGGGCTGGGCGAGTCGGGTTTTGCCGTGGATGTGGCGCTGAATGGCCTCGACGGACGTCACTTCATCGAGCAGCAGGAATATGACCTGATCATCCTCGACGTGATGTTGCCGGGCCTCAACGGCTGGCAATTGCTGCAGCTGATCCGCCAGCGCGGCGCCACGCCGGTGCTGTTCCTGACAGCAAAGGATGCGATCGAAGACCGCGTGCGTGGCCTCGAACTGGGGGCCGATGACTATTTGCTCAAGCCGTTCGCCTTCGCTGAATTGCTCGCGCGGGTACGGACGTTGTTACGGCGCGGGCCGATGCGCGAAGCCGAGTCGTACAGCATCGCCGATCTGGAGATCGACGTGCTGCGCCGCCGGGTCAGCCGTGGCGGCCAGCGCATCGCTCTGACCAACAAGGAATTCGCCCTCCTGCATTTGCTCGCCAGCCGTCAGGGTGAAGTACTGTCGCGCACGCTGATTGCTTCGCAGGTGTGGAACCTGAATTTCGACAGCGACACCAACATGGTCGAAGTCGCGGTGCGTCGGCTGCGCTCGAAAGTCGATGATCCGTACATGCCCAAACTGATCCACACCGTGCGCGGGGTCGGCTATCAACTTGAAGCGCCTGACGATGCGCGCTAGATCCATCGCCTGGCGCCTGGCCCTGGCGTTCGCCGCCGTCTGTGCGTTGGTACTCAGCGCGATCGGCGTGTTCCTGTATCGCTCGCTGGCATCGGAAATCGCCTGGCGCGACGACATGGCGTTGCTCGGTCGTCTGGAACAGGTACGCGCATTGCTCGCCGACAGTGACAGCCTCGACGCCTTGCAGGCGCGGCCACGGCTGTACCAGAACATGCTTGGCAATCTCGACAGTCTGCTGCTGGTGCAACGCGCGGACGGCTCGAATGTGATCACGATCAACCCTCGCCAACGCGCACTGCCGTTGGTGCAGGCCATCCCCCGAGACCGGCCTCCGCAACGCAGCGATGTGCTGACCTGGCAGGCGGCGGATGGTGTCGAGCTGGCCCTGTTGTCAGGTCAGGCCCAAGGGCCGAACGGCGAAGCGCTGACCGTGATCGCCGGCAAGGTCTTGAGCGAGCGCGAGCAGATGCTCGGCAGCTATCGCCTGCGCTTGTATCTGGCCGTCGGCCTTGGTGCCGTACTCGCCTTCACGTTGGGCCTGGTGCTGTTGCGCCGTGGTTTGCAGCCTCTGCGCAAACTGAGTGAAGCGCTGCGCGGCATCGACCTGCGCAGCCTCGACCAACGCGTGCCTACCGCCGGCACGCCAGCGGAATTGCTGGAGCCGGTGCACGCGCTGAACGGCATGCTGGTGCGACTGGACGACGGCTTCCAGCGCCTCTCTCAGTTTTCCGCCGACCTCGCCCACGAAATCCGCACGCCCCTGCACACCTTGCTCGCCAGCAACGGCCAGGCACTGAATTACCCGCGCAGCAGCACCGAGTATCAGGAAGTGCTGGCCTCAAACATGGAAGAGTTCGAACGGCTCAAGCGCATGGCCGAAAACCTGATGTTTCTCGCCCGCGCCGAGCAAGCTGAGCGAGCGCTCGATCTGCGCACGCTGGAACTGCACGAAATCGGCGATGAGTTGTGCGACTACTTCGAGGCCTTGGCCGATGACCGTGAAATCCGCCTCGAAAACACGTTCAGTGGAGAGTTGCTGGCGGATCAGCAACTGCTGCAACGCGCCTTGGGCAACCTGTTGGCCAACGCCGTACGTCATGCCGATGCCGGCTCGGTTATCAGTCTGCGCCGCCGCGATGAGTCAGGCATGTGCTGGCTGCAAGTCCACAACCTCGGCCCGGTCATCGCGGATGAGCATCTGGGCAAACTGTTCGACCGCTTCTACCGCGTCGACCCGTCCCGCGCGGAGCCGGGAGACTCCGGCGGCTTGGGACTGGCGATTGTGCAGTCGATCATGCAGTTGCATGGGGGGCGGGTGCGGGTGAGTAGTGATGCGCAGGCAACGGCTTTTGAGCTTGGATTTGTAACCAGTCGGTAATCGACCCGCACATGCCGTCTCATCTGAGCTAGACTCGCCTAGAATTGGCATCAAATACGATGCATATATTTTTAATTACGTTTTATTGCATTGCATATAATGCACTGGTGTGTCATGGAACAGTTGGGCGAACTGATCAGAACTCTGCGCAAAGCGCAAAAACTCTCGCAACAGGCGCTGGCGCAACGTTACGGCATGAGCCGCGCCACCATTTCGGGTATCGAAAACAATACGATTTCTGAAATTGGTCTGCGCAAAGTCGAGGCGATCCTCAACGGCTTTGGCTATGAGCTGACGGCGGTTCC
This window encodes:
- the uraH gene encoding hydroxyisourate hydrolase; this encodes MTPLRMTFAALGLSAFSSLALAAGNPLSVHVLNLENGLPSPGINVTLERHVGQDWQPLAQGTTNEQGRIAELFPANKPFEAGEYRVVFKTGEYFEKTKHETFFPEIPVIFKVKQTDQHYHIPLLLSPYGFSTYRGS
- a CDS encoding GlcG/HbpS family heme-binding protein, whose amino-acid sequence is MTVKYLIASLAISLGTAALAAPELPRHADLDLKTARLLANTALENCMATVSVLDRGGNLLVTLRGDGIGPHNTAASQRKAYTALSTKTPTRLFAERARSNPETANLNTLDELLLLGGGIPLFAGKELVGAMGVAGSGGGEQDENCAIKAADIVGLSINRT
- a CDS encoding heavy metal response regulator transcription factor; the protein is MRLLVVEDEAKTANFLAKGLGESGFAVDVALNGLDGRHFIEQQEYDLIILDVMLPGLNGWQLLQLIRQRGATPVLFLTAKDAIEDRVRGLELGADDYLLKPFAFAELLARVRTLLRRGPMREAESYSIADLEIDVLRRRVSRGGQRIALTNKEFALLHLLASRQGEVLSRTLIASQVWNLNFDSDTNMVEVAVRRLRSKVDDPYMPKLIHTVRGVGYQLEAPDDAR
- a CDS encoding heavy metal sensor histidine kinase; protein product: MRARSIAWRLALAFAAVCALVLSAIGVFLYRSLASEIAWRDDMALLGRLEQVRALLADSDSLDALQARPRLYQNMLGNLDSLLLVQRADGSNVITINPRQRALPLVQAIPRDRPPQRSDVLTWQAADGVELALLSGQAQGPNGEALTVIAGKVLSEREQMLGSYRLRLYLAVGLGAVLAFTLGLVLLRRGLQPLRKLSEALRGIDLRSLDQRVPTAGTPAELLEPVHALNGMLVRLDDGFQRLSQFSADLAHEIRTPLHTLLASNGQALNYPRSSTEYQEVLASNMEEFERLKRMAENLMFLARAEQAERALDLRTLELHEIGDELCDYFEALADDREIRLENTFSGELLADQQLLQRALGNLLANAVRHADAGSVISLRRRDESGMCWLQVHNLGPVIADEHLGKLFDRFYRVDPSRAEPGDSGGLGLAIVQSIMQLHGGRVRVSSDAQATAFELGFVTSR
- a CDS encoding helix-turn-helix domain-containing protein, producing the protein MEQLGELIRTLRKAQKLSQQALAQRYGMSRATISGIENNTISEIGLRKVEAILNGFGYELTAVPVRAQRPTLDALQKVNFHD